Proteins encoded in a region of the Triticum dicoccoides isolate Atlit2015 ecotype Zavitan chromosome 3A, WEW_v2.0, whole genome shotgun sequence genome:
- the LOC119269473 gene encoding probable phytol kinase 2, chloroplastic: MLSLGAHPFSPPPSSSHYTRLRSRPRCSPTSSAPTVSSSSPPPTLRFLRGGCAANRSRRATTMAAVVSPGDGGLVHDLVSSGVTAAIALGLLRFFEELAKRGVCDQKLNRKLVHITIGMVFLLFWPLFSAGRYAPFFAALAPGINIIRMLLLGLGIMKNEAMVKSMSRSGDHRELLKGPLYYATTITLATSVLWRTSPIAIALVCNLCAGDGIADVVGRRFGKEKLPYNPNKSYAGSIAMAVAGFLASIGYMHYFHSFGLMEKSWYMTLGFLVVSVAAALVESHPISTELDDNLTVPLTSFLVGSLIL, from the exons ATGCTCAGCCTCGGCGCCCATCCCTTCTccccgcctccctcctcctcacacTACACTCGCCTCCGATCGAGACCCCGCTGCTCACCCACCAGCTCCGCGCCGAccgtctcctcctcctcaccgccgCCCACCCTCCGCTTCCTCCGCGGGGGCTGCGCCGCCAACCGGAGCCGGAGGGCGACGACGATGGCCGCGGTGGTCTCCCCGGGGGACGGCGGCCTGGTCCACGACCTCGTGTCCTCAGGCGTCACCGCGGCCATCGCCCTCGGCCTCCTCCGCTTCTTCGAGGAGCTCGCCAAGCGCGGCGTCTGCGACCAG AAACTGAATAGGAAACTTGTGCACATAACTATTGGGATGGTATTCTtgctcttttggcctcttttcag TGCGGGAAGGTATGCTCCTTTCTTTGCTGCACTTGCACCAGGGATTAATATTATAAGGATGCTTCTATTGGGGCTAGGAATAATGAAAAATGAAGCGATGGTCAAATCAATGAGCCGATCTGGAGACCACAG GGAACTTCTCAAGGGACCACTGTATTATGCCACTACTATAACTTTGGCCACTTCTGTATTGTGGAGAACATCCCCAATTGCTATAGCACTTGTCTGCAACTTATGCGCTGGAGATG GTATAGCAGACGTAGTTGGGAGACGCTTTGGAAAAGAAAAGCTTCCATACAACCCCAACAAGTCATATGCAGGAAGCATAGCGATGGCTGTGGCTGGTTTCTTGGCTTCAATTGG GTACATGCATTACTTCCACAGTTTCGGTCTCATGGAGAAAAGCTGGTACATGACCTTGGGCTTTCTTGTGGTCTCCGTAGCCGCCGCACTTGTCGAGTCACACCCCATCAGCACTGAACTGGATGACAATTTAACCGTTCCCTTGACATCATTCCTAGTCGGTAGCCTCATTCTCTGA